TTTGGCTCACCATTGCTAGGAAACGAGTCCCTCTCACAAGCCATCCATCGCGAAAGATGGGGTGGAAACTTTTGCCATGTAGTGTCCAAGCATGATATTATGCCAAGGCTGCTCCTTGCTCCCTTGGCCACAGTCACTCCTCAAATGCAGCTGTTGCTTCAGCATTGGCATGATTCCATGAGAACTACTAATACTCCTCAGTTTGGCAGTCATCAAAATGCGGCTGCTACTTCTGCTTCTGCTGCCCAACTTGGAGACCGAGAAAGAGCCGAGTTCGTTGGACTCATTATGGCTTGTTTGGAGAACTCTTCATCAGAAGAGGCTTTTAAAAACTTGCTGTTTTGGCCCTTCGGAAACTACCTGTTGTGCTCCCATGACGGAGCCATTTGCTTGGAAAATGCAACATCTGTCATTAAGATGATGCATCTGATGTTCATGTCAGGCTCTCCCAATGACTGCATCGACGATCATCTCAATTATGGAGAATGTGTTGGGAGAATTTCTTCACAGTATCTGAAACGTTTTGTCCAAATGCATCCTCCTGAATCAAGTTACGAGGCAGGACTTGCCCTGGCATTGCATTCATCGGGAATTCGTTCTCAGGTATTATCTTGTTCTTGCCCTTTTTTGACACTTAAAAGTATTATATCAAGGAACTATAGTTGGCATATCCAAAAGAAAGTAGGGAGGTTAACAATTGTACAATGAGCCCTCATTTGctcctttatatatatttatgtcataagGTGAGCTTGCTTTTCTCATCTCAATTTTGAGTTAATTTGCAGGAACCAGCTGTTAGTTTGGCTAAAGACTGCCTAACTAATGCAAGACGGCTGGGGCTCACGCCAAGAATAAAGTGCGCTAATCTTGCTGTAAGCTTATCCAAAGTTGTACCATATCGAGCTCAAATCGAGTGGTATAAAGCATCCTGTGATGAGTCCAGTGATCAAATGGGATACTATGATCACTTCAAGAGGAGAGAATCCTCAAAAAGCGGTGACCAAGTTAATATGAATAGGTGCAAGCTTGCTGTCTTCTGGGATAAGGTTATTGACCTATGGGAAAGCAATCAGCTGCCTTATCATTTTCATAAAAGAGCAAAATGGGTCAATGCTTTCCATTCCTACAAGCTGCTGGTTGAGCCACTTGAAATTGGAGAGTACTATAGAAAGGGCATGCACAGAGATAAGGGACATTACTTGAGAAATGGAAGACCAAGGAGGTTCCAAATTTCTGATAGGTGgtggaaagaaagaaggagataTGAGAAAGACAATGATGCAAGAACCACGTTTGCAAGTGCGACTCAAGATTCATGTTTTTGGGCAAGATTGGAGGAAGCAATGGAGTTGCTAGCTAACCTTCAAAGTGAGAATGGAGAAGTTAAAGAGATATGGGAGAATATCAATAAATTTGATGAATACGCTAGGAGATTAGTCGAAAGGAAAGAAGTTTCCAAAGATGTTCTGGCGAAAAATTCAAGCTACACTAGGTGGACTGAAGAACTCAAAAAACTAAGTTCACCTCTGGTTTTTCCTGTGTCTCCCTTCCCTTAGATGAAGTTCTAAAGTTTCCAAATTTGAGTGGTTTTTGGGAAATGGTAATTTTGTTTAGTGCTACTTTATTTTGAAATAGCGCTTAGTACGTGCCATCATGTAAAATAATTAAGAAACGTTTTAATGCTGTTGAAGAATCTCAAGATCTTGTTGCTTCAAAATCTCTTGACGTACACATTATGCTCATACTGTACGTACTTAAAAATGGCGCTAAATTTTCCTACCTTTTAGGCGAAAATGGCTACAACCCTTTTGATATAATGATAGAATTTTACTAAAATATAGTGCTGCGAGAAGAAACTATATTGTCATGTGAAGAAGAAACTAAACAAACTTCCATAGAAACCTAAGACATTTCCATTTCTTATGAATGCTATACCTTACCACTATCTATCTCAATGTTTCTAACCGGTCCTTTGAACCATTTCCTTGCATCCAACACCCACCAAAGCATTATCAAACCCAAACCAACACCCAAAGCAACAGGTGCATAGTTGAATGTGTCCAAAGAGATTGGATACAAAGTTGGCAAAAGAAACACTGAACAGGTATAACAAATCCATAGGAGGGCCACCAAGCAAACCGGTCTTCTTGCTTTACCCAAGTAGAATGGCCCAGGCTTGAAGTTTTTCTCGGCCATTACCATTCTAGCAAAGATTGGGACTGCATAACCGCCTACCCATCCGATCGTGCAGATGGAAGTTATAGCTGTGAAGACCACATTGACTTTCAAGATTGGAAGTCCAATAAGAATGCAAATTGCAGCACACAGCCATACTGCATTTGAGGGAACTTTGTGCTTTGGGTGTATTTTTCTCCATATGGACGAAAATGGAATGCCTTTGTCCCTTGATAAAGCATATACCTAAGCATTAAAATGAAATTTTAATGGGAGAAGAAATATGAAAAAAGTAAAGATGAATCAATTCACATTACGCCTATTGGACATTTTACTTCAGGTAAAGGAACGAAACAATTTTGTAGATTCTGCCTAGCACATGAAGACAAAATTGCACATTGACCTGGTAAAACAAACTCAGAAAGTAGGATAAAACTTGCAGTGTCAATGAAAATTATTCCATtgaccaaaaataaaaaactcCACAAGTTTGGTGACGCCATCTGTTCACTCCATTAGACATCTTAAAATAGATTATATGAAATTATTTCTCTTTCCTATCATGTTTTTAAATATTCCTGTAGAGTTAAAAATATTTTAGTGTATTTCCTcagcaaataaaaataaaataaacaaattgaAATACAAAGAAAACATGGGTCTTTAGTACTCGTGAAAAAATAAAACAGGAAGATTCTCCAGACTTTGCCCCAGCAAAAGAACATGGAGTAAAACTAGATACGTTCATATTCAAGTTTGTTCTCTTGTCACACAATAATTGTGTAATTTGACAGCAGGAGACCTGTTTCTAACCATTTAAATCATGTATCTATAAGAGAAATGAAGTCACATGAGctgagaaaagaaggaaaagcaAAAGGACTACTTACTACTCTGGCTTCACTTGTTGTGATCGAAAGTCCACCGAAGAAAAAAGAACCCCAGATGATAAATAGCAAAACGATTGCCCCAGTTCTGTTATTATACCTTCCATGAAATGCATCATACAATATCTGTGCTGGTACAAACGCTCCTGCAGTCTCATTGCTTG
The genomic region above belongs to Humulus lupulus chromosome 1, drHumLupu1.1, whole genome shotgun sequence and contains:
- the LOC133800295 gene encoding amino-acid permease BAT1 homolog — translated: MFSSQDFGYLFDTSNETAGAFVPAQILYDAFHGRYNNRTGAIVLLFIIWGSFFFGGLSITTSEARVVYALSRDKGIPFSSIWRKIHPKHKVPSNAVWLCAAICILIGLPILKVNVVFTAITSICTIGWVGGYAVPIFARMVMAEKNFKPGPFYLGKARRPVCLVALLWICYTCSVFLLPTLYPISLDTFNYAPVALGVGLGLIMLWWVLDARKWFKGPVRNIEIDSGKV
- the LOC133800290 gene encoding lipase-like PAD4 gives rise to the protein MEAEASAFETSEMVATFLTSTPLVRESWRLCETASFSPTGIVIEQRGHVGYLAFSSIQMGQAITDPNWARLVPLDIAGGVVFGPLLSCRDGDGDGDQPSATIHAGLLELFLSLFRSQNLQHQILALKEQCKSIVITGHSLGGAIASLSTLWLLCHCYLQSVSFSPSVLCITFGSPLLGNESLSQAIHRERWGGNFCHVVSKHDIMPRLLLAPLATVTPQMQLLLQHWHDSMRTTNTPQFGSHQNAAATSASAAQLGDRERAEFVGLIMACLENSSSEEAFKNLLFWPFGNYLLCSHDGAICLENATSVIKMMHLMFMSGSPNDCIDDHLNYGECVGRISSQYLKRFVQMHPPESSYEAGLALALHSSGIRSQEPAVSLAKDCLTNARRLGLTPRIKCANLAVSLSKVVPYRAQIEWYKASCDESSDQMGYYDHFKRRESSKSGDQVNMNRCKLAVFWDKVIDLWESNQLPYHFHKRAKWVNAFHSYKLLVEPLEIGEYYRKGMHRDKGHYLRNGRPRRFQISDRWWKERRRYEKDNDARTTFASATQDSCFWARLEEAMELLANLQSENGEVKEIWENINKFDEYARRLVERKEVSKDVLAKNSSYTRWTEELKKLSSPLVFPVSPFP